One stretch of Candidatus Poribacteria bacterium DNA includes these proteins:
- a CDS encoding NAD(P)-dependent oxidoreductase gives MAYLLTGGMGCIGTYVIRDLLAAGEKVVVYDFAYDLTIPKMVLRDDQIEGFTFVQGDITDLPHVLRTVQEHKIDRIIHLASWQVPACNANPPQALKVVCEGTINILEAARIFNLKRVVWASSVAVFGAPEDYNHQQILNDAPHYPKFIYGACKSLNERYATHYFDAYGVDSIGLRFTAVYGVGRTRGMSSFTTQMIEAVALGEPHVCPFGDDAVDWQYVEDVSSSIVLACTCPTTRTRVFNVKGGIRPVKEGVAYLKTLVPDAQITLETGVFGISWDYDATAIAEEMGFTPAYTMEQGILKTFNRFRERAGLEQITP, from the coding sequence ATGGCATATCTGCTCACCGGTGGCATGGGATGCATCGGTACTTATGTGATCCGTGACCTGCTGGCTGCTGGTGAAAAGGTAGTCGTTTACGATTTCGCTTACGACTTAACCATCCCAAAGATGGTACTTAGGGACGACCAAATTGAAGGGTTCACTTTCGTGCAGGGCGATATTACCGACCTGCCACACGTTTTACGCACTGTCCAAGAACATAAGATTGATCGGATTATTCATCTGGCATCGTGGCAGGTGCCAGCGTGCAATGCGAATCCACCTCAAGCACTGAAAGTCGTCTGCGAAGGGACAATCAACATACTGGAAGCGGCGCGTATTTTCAATCTCAAACGGGTTGTCTGGGCAAGCAGTGTTGCCGTCTTCGGTGCACCAGAAGATTACAACCACCAACAGATTCTCAACGATGCGCCGCACTACCCGAAGTTTATCTATGGGGCGTGTAAATCTCTGAACGAGAGGTATGCAACACACTATTTCGACGCTTACGGGGTTGACTCCATTGGACTCCGGTTCACTGCTGTTTATGGAGTCGGGCGGACGCGTGGCATGAGCTCTTTTACGACGCAAATGATTGAAGCAGTGGCGTTAGGTGAACCGCACGTCTGCCCTTTCGGTGATGACGCAGTGGATTGGCAGTATGTGGAAGATGTGTCGAGTTCAATTGTGCTGGCGTGTACTTGTCCGACAACACGGACACGCGTTTTTAATGTGAAAGGTGGCATTCGACCGGTCAAGGAAGGCGTGGCGTATCTTAAGACGCTGGTACCGGACGCGCAGATTACACTAGAAACGGGGGTGTTTGGCATCTCATGGGACTATGACGCGACAGCAATTGCTGAGGAGATGGGATTTACACCTGCGTATACGATGGAGCAGGGGATTCTGAAAACGTTCAACCGCTTCCGTGAGCGGGCAGGACTCGAACAGATAACGCCTTGA
- a CDS encoding Rieske (2Fe-2S) protein, whose protein sequence is MAQFVKAATTDQIQPGKCIGVKVDGVFIGIYNVKGEYYAMNNICPHLGGVLSYGFLDDNCVTCPLHMWEFDVTTGECVWPGEEKQPTYAVKVEGEDILVDVETPL, encoded by the coding sequence ATGGCACAATTTGTAAAAGCCGCGACAACGGATCAAATTCAACCGGGCAAATGTATTGGTGTAAAAGTCGACGGTGTTTTCATAGGTATTTACAACGTGAAAGGCGAGTATTACGCTATGAACAACATCTGTCCACACCTTGGTGGCGTTTTGAGTTACGGTTTCTTAGATGATAACTGTGTTACGTGTCCACTCCACATGTGGGAGTTTGACGTGACGACTGGTGAGTGTGTCTGGCCAGGGGAGGAGAAACAGCCCACTTATGCTGTTAAAGTGGAGGGTGAAGATATCCTTGTAGATGTCGAAACGCCGCTCTAA
- a CDS encoding isoprenylcysteine carboxylmethyltransferase family protein produces the protein MTSAKIGNFFFKIRSYTPIPFIFALLYFANPAWYTVAIGAPFITIGEFLRIWAVGYAGASTRARTLGAARDLVTTGPYSYVRNPLYLGNFLLSFGVCLVANVYWLVAVLIVGYFFQYLPIIALEEAYLLESCGHVYRAYQKRVPRLLPRFHPYPEPSTHDFSWTRAIKSEKRTLTAILCVVGLIFARQLVDVS, from the coding sequence ATGACTTCTGCAAAGATTGGCAACTTCTTCTTCAAAATCCGTAGTTACACGCCGATCCCCTTCATCTTTGCACTCCTCTATTTCGCTAATCCCGCATGGTATACAGTAGCGATCGGTGCACCGTTTATTACCATAGGTGAATTCCTCCGAATATGGGCAGTCGGCTATGCTGGCGCGTCCACCCGTGCCAGAACGCTCGGTGCCGCCCGGGATCTCGTCACAACGGGTCCCTATAGTTACGTCCGAAACCCACTCTATCTCGGCAATTTCCTACTCAGCTTCGGGGTCTGTCTTGTCGCAAATGTCTATTGGCTCGTTGCTGTCTTGATTGTGGGTTATTTCTTCCAATACCTTCCAATTATTGCACTGGAGGAGGCATATCTTTTGGAGTCTTGTGGGCATGTCTATCGGGCATATCAGAAGCGGGTCCCCCGTCTCCTGCCACGTTTCCATCCCTATCCCGAACCATCTACCCACGATTTTTCTTGGACACGCGCCATTAAAAGTGAGAAGCGCACCTTAACAGCAATCCTCTGCGTTGTCGGATTAATTTTCGCGCGGCAGCTCGTAGATGTGTCATAA